The nucleotide window TCCGCGACGTGTCTGGCGATCGCACCCGCGAACCCGCCCGCGGCGACGAACAGGAGTGTTTCGAGACGGCCCAAACTGGTCACGTTCGCGATCGGCGAGCGGCCCACTGAAGCGTTTCGAACGGTCGGGCGCGATCACCGTCCCGCCCTCAGAGCGCCCGGAGCGCCGCGAGGCGGTCGGGTGTGTCGACGACGTACAACTGGTCGCCGGCAGCGATCTGGCGGTCTTCGGGCGGGAGCGCCTCGGTCGGTCCGCCCTCGGGGACGATCGCGAGCACCGGCGATCGGAGCGCCCCGGCGGGGAGGCCGACGAGTGGGCTCGACACACCGACCGCGATCACGGCGACGGTCTCGTCGGCCCGCCGGAGGACGCCCGCGGCGGCCCGGCCCGCGTCGGCGGTCGCCCCGACGGTCACCAGGCGATACGCGCGGTCAGGGTCGACCGCGTCGGTCTCGGCGGCCGGCATCGCGACCGTCACGACGTCGCCGGCAACACCGCGGAGTTCGCCAGTCGTCACGCGATCGCCGTCTGCGACGATCTGCACGACGTCGCCGGGCCCGGCCGCGAGCGGCGGATCGGCCCGCACGGCCATCGCGGCGGTGTCGGCGGGCAGCGTCGGCCCCAGGCCGGCCGGTCGCGCGCCGAGGACGAGTTCGGTGACGTCACCCGCGGCGTCGACGGTCGCGTCGACGTACGCGACGCCGTGATCGCGCCGGAGGCGCTCGGCCAGTCGGGCTTCGACGTCCGCGGGGGTGAGCCCCCGCGGGAACGTCATCGATCGGCCGGCGAGCGTCTCCCGCGTCGTCGCATCGACCGGGTCGTACCCCACGGCGTCGGTGATCGTCTCGGGCAACGCGATCGTCGTCGTGCGACCGACGCCGGCGATCGCGCGCCCGAGATCGCTGGCTCCCGCGCCACGGCGTTCGCGGATGGCCTGGCCCACCCGATCGCCGCCGCGCCGGCCGATTGAGCCCGAAAATACGCCCGCGAGGACCGCCCCGGCGTTGAACAGAACCGTCCCCAGCGCGACCGCGTCGTCGCTCATCACCTGGCCGAGTGCCGCGGTCGTGTTGAGGTAGACCGCGAGCACGCCCAACCCGCCGAGGATCGCCAGCGATGACGGAATCTCGGCCCCGAGGTGCGCACGGTACGCCGCCGCGAGCGCGGCCGCGACGAGGCCGGCGGTGACGGCCAGCCCCACGAGTTCGAGGACCGACCAGGCCAGGGGGCTCATCGGGCCACCTCTCCGAGTCGGGCGAGCGTCTCGGGCGATCCGACGACGAACAGCGCCTGGTCCGGCGCGAGCGGATGGTCGGCGGCGGGCGTGATCGTCCAGCCGTCGGGAGTCTCGGCGGCGAGGACGGTCCCCGGGAGGTCCGCGACCGTCGCCGGTGGGTCGGCCCCGAGCGTGACCGATCGGACGCGATGGCCCGCGCGCCGGAGCACGCTGAGCAGTTCGATCTCCCGACTCCGCCCGCGCGAGCGGACGATCACGGCGGCACGATCGACGGCGAGCAGGCGACTGGCGTCGGCCCGCGAGACCCCGACGGTCACGCGACCCTCGCCACCGGTGGTCGTCGCCGCGCCAGAGTGGGGGACCGGCTCCGCCGTCGATGGCTCGTCGGGGTCGCCCGACCGCGCGCTGACGATCGTCCCGTCGACGGTCTCTGCGGGCGTTCGG belongs to Halococcoides cellulosivorans and includes:
- a CDS encoding TrkA C-terminal domain-containing protein; amino-acid sequence: MSPLAWSVLELVGLAVTAGLVAAALAAAYRAHLGAEIPSSLAILGGLGVLAVYLNTTAALGQVMSDDAVALGTVLFNAGAVLAGVFSGSIGRRGGDRVGQAIRERRGAGASDLGRAIAGVGRTTTIALPETITDAVGYDPVDATTRETLAGRSMTFPRGLTPADVEARLAERLRRDHGVAYVDATVDAAGDVTELVLGARPAGLGPTLPADTAAMAVRADPPLAAGPGDVVQIVADGDRVTTGELRGVAGDVVTVAMPAAETDAVDPDRAYRLVTVGATADAGRAAAGVLRRADETVAVIAVGVSSPLVGLPAGALRSPVLAIVPEGGPTEALPPEDRQIAAGDQLYVVDTPDRLAALRAL